TTTTCCAATTTCTTTTATGATACTTTTCTGCCATTCTTGGAGTGTATTGTGTACTGCAACAGCAGCGTCGAGTCCCTTAACGAGACGTTCTTCAGGAACTTCTTTTGAGCTAACTTCTACCATGTTGATATTTCCATCTTGACCACATGCTAAGAGGTCGAGAATCTCAACATCCGAAGTTCGCTGTGCGTAGGAAGGATTAATAATGAATGTCTCGTCATTTGCTACTTGCCCGATACGAACTGCACTCACTGGGCCGTCCCATGGGATGTCGGATGTACTTAATGCAAGTGATGCAGCAATAACTCCTAGCACGTCAGGATCTTCTTCGTCGATTGCTAAGACAGTTACAATTACCTGAATATCACGACGTAATGTTTGATCAAACAGTGGGCGGATGGTTCGGTCTACAACACGCGCCGAAAGCACCGCCTCTTCTGAAGGTCGCCCTTCGCGGCGCTGGAAACGACTTCCTAGGATTGCACCAGCTGCGTAGAATTTTTCTTCAAATTCTACCGATAATGGAAACCAATCCTGGCCGTCACGTTGTCCACCCATAACAGCCGTTGCCATAACAGCAGTGCTGCCATACCGTAAAATCACTGAACCACTTGCTTGGTCTGCTAAGTCTGTAAATTGAGCAGTAAGGGTTTTGCCTCCTACCTCAATTGAGTATTCTTTTTTTTGCATACGTCATTATTGCGTGATGCCTAAATTTCAGTATTACACAATGCTTGCTCGAAATATGTGTACCACTGTGATCTAAACACCACAATTATTTATAACTACTTCGAACTCTATCAAATTCTCACTGTAACTCAAACGGTGTGTTAGACTTTTTGTATGAAACAACTGGTGCACATACACGGAGGTGAATGGTTTGATTCGTACGAGGAATACTTTAAGTATCTTGAGGCGTCTGAAATAGATGATGTAAATGTGACACCCGTTCAAAAGTGGCGGGACCGGTATGAAGAATTTCTTGGTGCTGATTGGAGTATTATTCGCCCGCATATGCCTAGTCCCAAGAATGCAAAATACCTTGAATGGAAATTGTGGTTTGAAAAGTACATTCCTTATTTAGAAGACGGAGTTACTCTTGTTGGGCACTCACTTGGTGCTACATTTTTAGCTCAGTATCTTTCAGAGAATACTCTCCTTAAAAATATACAGAGCCTTCACTTAGTAGCACCTGCTTTTGACGGGGCTGGAGGATTCGGATTAACAGAGATGGTTAGTAACA
This genomic stretch from Candidatus Kaiserbacteria bacterium harbors:
- a CDS encoding alpha/beta hydrolase encodes the protein MKQLVHIHGGEWFDSYEEYFKYLEASEIDDVNVTPVQKWRDRYEEFLGADWSIIRPHMPSPKNAKYLEWKLWFEKYIPYLEDGVTLVGHSLGATFLAQYLSENTLLKNIQSLHLVAPAFDGAGGFGLTEMVSNIQKQVSKVYLYHSKDDSLVPYEDSVHLYELLPEAEFLQFDERGHFLTPDFPELFENVKKA